Proteins from a genomic interval of Verrucomicrobium sp.:
- a CDS encoding MFS transporter, whose amino-acid sequence MNWPLMALAVAAFGIGTTEFVIMGLLPEVAQDLSVSIPRAGLLISAYALGVALGGPLLALFTVRLPRKATLGWMMAIFTAGNLACALSPNYTCLLAARVLTSFCHAAFFGIGSVEAASLVPKEKRAQAMAFMFSGLTIANIIGVPLGTMLGQAAGWRSTFWAVTAIGIAAMAAVAYWLPPSRQEKPAGFRRELRVLRSPQVWLALAISVGASISLFAFFTYIAPYLRTVTGIAPHRVGAVLLLFGVGFTLGNYIGGKLADWKLMPALIGIFVALTAILVLFQVTGTHPLWAVLNMIAWGAASFACCATLQTRVVDKGHEGPNLASTLNIGAFNLGNAAGAWVGGRAIDAGWALTRLPFLGAAFAVVALGLTLFSYRLDRRES is encoded by the coding sequence GTGAACTGGCCTCTCATGGCGTTGGCCGTTGCCGCGTTCGGCATCGGCACGACGGAATTTGTCATCATGGGCCTGCTGCCGGAAGTGGCGCAGGATCTCTCCGTCTCCATCCCGCGGGCCGGGCTCCTCATCTCCGCCTACGCGCTAGGCGTGGCCCTGGGCGGCCCGCTCCTGGCCCTCTTCACCGTCCGCCTGCCGCGGAAGGCGACCCTGGGCTGGATGATGGCGATCTTCACCGCGGGCAACCTGGCCTGCGCCCTTTCCCCGAACTACACGTGCCTCCTGGCGGCGCGCGTCCTCACCTCCTTCTGCCATGCCGCCTTCTTCGGCATCGGATCGGTGGAGGCCGCCAGCCTGGTGCCGAAGGAAAAGCGCGCCCAGGCCATGGCCTTCATGTTCAGCGGCCTGACGATCGCCAACATCATCGGCGTGCCGCTGGGCACCATGCTGGGGCAGGCCGCCGGATGGCGGTCCACATTCTGGGCCGTCACCGCCATCGGCATCGCGGCGATGGCCGCCGTCGCCTACTGGCTGCCGCCCTCCCGGCAGGAAAAGCCGGCCGGATTCCGCCGGGAGCTGCGCGTCCTGCGCTCTCCCCAGGTCTGGCTGGCCCTGGCGATCAGCGTCGGCGCCTCCATCAGCCTCTTCGCCTTCTTCACCTACATCGCCCCCTACCTGCGGACGGTCACGGGCATCGCCCCGCACCGCGTCGGCGCCGTGCTCCTCCTCTTCGGCGTCGGCTTCACGCTGGGCAACTATATCGGCGGCAAGCTGGCCGATTGGAAGCTGATGCCCGCCCTCATCGGCATCTTCGTCGCCCTGACCGCGATCCTCGTCCTCTTCCAGGTCACGGGCACCCATCCGCTCTGGGCGGTGCTCAACATGATCGCGTGGGGAGCGGCCTCCTTTGCCTGCTGCGCGACGCTCCAGACCCGCGTCGTCGACAAGGGGCATGAGGGGCCCAACCTGGCCTCCACCCTCAACATCGGCGCCTTCAACCTGGGCAACGCCGCCGGGGCCTGGGTCGGCGGCCGCGCGATCGACGCCGGGTGGGCGCTCACCCGCCTGCCCTTCCTGGGCGCGGCGTTCGCCGTGGTCGCGCTGGGGTTGACGCTCTTTTCCTACCGGCTCGACCGCCGGGAAAGCTGA